In a single window of the Branchiostoma floridae strain S238N-H82 chromosome 2, Bfl_VNyyK, whole genome shotgun sequence genome:
- the LOC118410485 gene encoding piggyBac transposable element-derived protein 3-like: protein MASGDDEEIEEDIEMYLREAAVAERAEAAGANGTVGQNIAGEVDSDDSDDFDLYSVTKQVRGARVGEFSRRNKARGRAERPWASVSAGEVHPYKPQKFRAPGPVGPRRAEDNRNELSFFLEVLNQYLIRYIVRCTNRYARQRRRVFRKERRSRWSPTSTTELKAFLGCMICAGYTYQPRLDLYWSDDDDVGCTLMKRTFPSHRFRQILRYLHYSPEGFYPPGSERLKSFKAREKLGRVMKVRKVMERVSRNSSRARHVGEHLVVDEATVAFRGRHSLRRYNPSKPTKYGYCLRALAETDGYILSDEVCGGRVDPEDMSPDERCMHGIGDEYVSPLDLKPARVVNRLTMPFQGCYRTVYCDSYYTGVQLADYLFTKDTYIVGTVRRNASGLPTEGHPVPRKPRPGPGRPPLLKFPDPYPKSVPRGTSVRYHDGPVTVVKWQDTKSLILLSTGTSVCAPDELTTRRCKGPSGATRLEVTCPAAMNMYNLHYKAVDTADQLRAGYEFGRPSKKWHRQIFWYAMNKAVVNAFLNWKIYTAGRQDLPAHRVAQLSFRRALVRQLIGNFSARHRTPTASVALPRVIGNHRQISQGKPTKACRYCAKAGRHMPRAKRCRPFETVYKCEMCNVSVCYVSLRPECWREHLQDMQGDA, encoded by the coding sequence ATGGCAAGCGGGGACGACGAAGAGATAGAGGAGGACATTGAAATGTATCTCCGGGAAGCAGCGGTGGCTGAGAGAGCCGAGGCGGCCGGGGCGAATGGAACTGTTGGGCAGAATATCGCTGGGGAGGTCGACAGCGACGACAGCGACGATTTTGACTTGTATTCCGTCACGAAGCAGGTCAGAGGTGCCCGAGTCGGGGAGTTTTCACGACGGAACAAAGCGAGGGGTCGAGCTGAACGGCCGTGGGCATCCGTCAGTGCCGGTGAGGTTCATCCGTACAAGCCCCAGAAATTCAGGGCACCCGGGCCCGTCGGCCCGAGGCGAGCCGAGGACAACCGGAATGAACTGTCTTTCTTTCTGGAGGTGTTGAACCAGTATCTTATCCGGTATATCGTGCGTTGCACCAATAGGTACGCCCGGCAGAGGCGAAGGGTATTCCGCAAAGAAAGGCGCTCGCGTTGGTCACCCACCTCGACCACCGAGCTGAAAGCCTTTTTGGGCTGCATGATATGCGCCGGCTACACGTACCAACCGAGACTCGATTTGTACTGGTCTGATGACGATGACGTTGGGTGTACGCTGATGAAAAGGACTTTTCCTTCTCATCGTTTTCGTCAAATCTTGCGGTACCTTCACTACTCCCCCGAAGGGTTCTATCCTCCTGGCAGCGAGCGTCTGAAGAGTTTTAAAGCAAGGGAGAAGTTGGGCCGAGTTATGAAGGTACGCAAAGTTATGGAGAGGGTCAGTCGGAATAGTAGCCGTGCCCGCCATGTCGGCGAGCATCTCGTAGTTGACGAAGCGACAGTAGCGTTTAGGGGAAGGCACAGTCTTCGGCGCTACAACCCTTCGAAGCCGACAAAGTATGGATACTGTCTCCGAGCTCTGGCTGAGACAGACGGCTACATATTGTCCGACGAAGTGTGTGGAGGGCGTGTGGACCCAGAGGACATGTCGCCGGACGAAAGATGCATGCACGGCATTGGTGACGAATATGTCAGCCCTCTTGATCTGAAGCCCGCCCGAGTCGTCAATAGACTGACGATGCCATTTCAGGGATGCTACCGCACCGTTTATTGCGATTCCTACTACACAGGAGTCCAACTGGCAGATTACCTTTTCACCAAAGACACTTACATTGTGGGGACGGTGAGACGAAATGCGTCAGGCCTACCGACGGAAGGGCATCCCGTTCCACGCAAACCTAGGCCTGGGCCAGGCAGGCCGCCATTGCTGAAGTTCCCAGACCCCTATCCTAAGAGTGTACCGAGAGGCACTTCTGTCAGGTACCACGACGGGCCGGTAACGGTTGTGAAATGGCAAGACACCAAATCGCTCATACTGCTTTCTACGGGAACTAGTGTCTGTGCTCCCGACGAACTAACCACCAGGCGATGCAAGGGTCCCAGTGGTGCTACCCGACTAGAGGTGACATGTCCTGCAGCGATGAACATGTACAATCTCCACTACAAGGCGGTGGACACAGCCGACCAGCTCCGGGCAGGGTACGAATTCGGTCGGCCTTCGAAGAAATGGCACAGGCAAATCTTCTGGTACGCCATGAACAAAGCTGTGGTGAACGCCTTCTTGAACTGGAAGATATACACTGCTGGCAGACAGGATCTCCCAGCACATAGGGTTGCCCAGCTGAGCTTTCGACGGGCGTTAGTGCGGCAGCTAATCGGCAATTTCTCCGCAAGGCACCGAACACCCACTGCGAGCGTGGCCCTGCCAAGAGTCATCGGCAACCACCGGCAGATAAGCCAAGGGAAACCCACTAAAGCCTGTCGTTACTGCGCAAAAGCTGGCCGTCATATGCCACGAGCGAAACGGTGCAGACCGTTCGAGACTGTCTACAAATGCGAGATGTGCAACGTGTCCGTATGCTACGTCAGTTTGCGCCCCGAGTGTTGGCGTGAGCACTTGCAGGACATGCAGGGCGATGCATAG